In the Girardinichthys multiradiatus isolate DD_20200921_A chromosome 4, DD_fGirMul_XY1, whole genome shotgun sequence genome, one interval contains:
- the mrpl16 gene encoding 39S ribosomal protein L16, mitochondrial, whose translation MISLVKAAVGGLTGICRAHNHQLAPLQSCLKVCAAGLKTYQITPDYSNVVLPEKPKLKFLNKVPNLKKAKKETKKLRDIQGPARAANSFTSGQYAIVALGGGYLHWGHLEMMRLTINRKIDARTTFARWRINAPYKPITRKGLGQRMGGGKGAIDHYVTPVRYGRLIVELGGKVEMGEVEHILIEVAKKLPFPAKVMSREGLEEMQRKQKEMEETNQNPWTFKRIVEGNMLGIRKVLSPFDLRNHGRFTGKFHFPERV comes from the exons ATGATCTCCCTCGTTAAAGCTGCAGTCGGCGGACTGACGGGAATCTGCAGAGCTCACAATCACCAGCTAG CTCCTTTGCAAAGCTGCTTGAAAGTCTGCGCTGCTGGGCTGAAGACGTATCAAATCACTCCAGACTACAGCA ATGTTGTGCTGCCAGAGAAACCTAAACTGAAGTTTCTGAACAAGGTTCCTAACCTAAAAAAGGCCAAGAAAGAGACTAAGAAGCTGCGGGATATCCAAGGACCAGCCAGGGCAGCAAATTCTTTTACTTCTGGGCAGTATGCGATTGTT GCCTTGGGCGGAGGCTACCTGCACTGGGGTCATTTAGAGATGATGCGTCTAACAATTAACCGAAAGATAGATGCCCGCACAACGTTTGCTCGGTGGCGTATTAATGCCCCCTACAAGCCAATCACGCGCAAAGGCCTGGGCCAGCGCATGGGCGGAGGTAAAGGAGCCATCGACCATTACGTGACACCAGTCCGGTACGGACGTTTGATCGTGGAGCTGGGAGGAAAGGTGGAGATGGGAGAGGTTGAGCATATCTTGATTGAAGTGGCCAAGAAGCTGCCCTTTCCTGCTAAG GTAATGAGCAGAGAGGGCCTGGAAGAAATGCAGAGAAAgcagaaagagatggaggagacAAACCAGAATCCCTGGACCTTTAAGCGGATAGTTGAAGGCAACATGTTGGGCATTAGGAAGGTGCTTAGTCCATTCGACCTGCGCAACCACGGACGCTTTACAGGCAAATTTCACTTTCCAGAAAGGGTGTGA
- the trmt10c gene encoding tRNA methyltransferase 10 homolog C, with protein sequence MLRHFSTRCCNLLWKRTFLTSMNKPVFGIRPYRESILISHLCTGNPLRKDGFGIKEDLPGEKEALDLDKWKSVMRSQAAFQEQHLTREVETSEDDGDLEDAGDDVKGSSSLDATRELVSMWRQAGRLVPQEMTEEEVQTLTDLTTKSSRKKYLKYLAIKEGHKLARKEKQQQKKADREALMKESEMLDSSTEVEGDQDGHKIKNTMFLQFWDRSLDKLLAWRTAQAMQFGQPIVFDMSYESNMSRREMENTVSQLLEVEGWNRRAVEPFHLHFCNLHPGGLYKKELLKRYGAETWDRLLITSTEQQYIDVFPREELVYLTADSPNVLHRFDHSKVYIIGALVDRSIQSGLSLANAKRLKLTTARLPLDQFLYWDMGAKNLTLDQMIRIMLTIKDTGKWEEALQFVPKRKHDGFYQKQTKTEVLNNRPRTLKNHKPRQNADVFLDTEGKDTGRIFKKQTMNTFSNDRMTGKNSTSKSSPAATKLRTSFKSHMETRKAPDKSKMWWRDK encoded by the coding sequence atgTTGCGGCACTTCTCAACCAGATGCTGCAATTTGCTATGGAAAAGGACATTTTTGACATCCATGAACAAACCAGTCTTTGGTATCAGACCTTATAGAGAGTCCATCCTTATTAGTCACCTCTGTACAGGTAACCCTTTGAGGAAAGATGGCTTCGGCATCAAAGAAGATCTACCCGGGGAAAAAGAAGCTCTAGATCTGGACAAATGGAAGTCTGTAATGAGATCCCAAGCTGCATTCCAGGAGCAACATCTGACCCGTGAAGTGGAAACAAGTGAGGATGATGGTGACCTGGAGGATGCAGGTGATGATGTGAAGGGCAGCTCCTCACTGGATGCAACTCGTGAATTGGTTTCTATGTGGCGGCAAGCTGGGAGGCTTGTACCTCAGGAGATGACCGAGGAGGAGGTACAGACACTGACAGATCTCACCACCAAGTCCTCCAGGAAAAAGTACCTCAAGTACCTGGCTATCAAGGAGGGCCACAAACTGGCCCGCAAGGAGAAGCAGCAACAGAAGAAGGCTGACAGGGAGGCATTGATGAAGGAGAGCGAGATGTTGGACAGCAGTACAGAGGTAGAAGGTGATCAAGAtggacacaaaataaaaaacacaatgtttCTCCAGTTCTGGGACCGCTCCCTGGACAAACTGCTGGCCTGGAGAACCGCCCAGGCAATGCAGTTCGGTCAACCAATTGTGTTTGACATGAGCTACGAGTCAAACATGTCCAGGCGGGAGATGGAGAACACAGTGTCCCAACTGCTGGAGGTGGAAGGGTGGAACCGACGTGCAGTGGAGCCCTTTCACCTCCACTTTTGCAACCTGCATCCAGGCGGGCTGTACAAGAAGGAGCTGCTGAAGCGGTACGGTGCAGAGACCTGGGACCGCCTGCTCATCACCAGCACTGAGCAACAATACATCGATGTGTTCCCCAGGGAAGAACTCGTGTACCTCACTGCAGACTCCCCCAACGTCCTCCACAGATTTGACCACTCCAAGGTCTACATTATAGGAGCTCTGGTGGACAGGTCCATCCAGTCTGGATTGTCACTGGCCAACGCAAAGCGCTTAAAACTAACTACAGCTCGCTTACCGCTTGATCAGTTTCTTTATTGGGACATGGGAGCCAAAAATCTGACTCTGGATCAGATGATTCGCATCATGCTAACAATCAAAGATACCGGGAAATGGGAAGAAGCCCTACAATTTGTGCCGAAGCGGAAACATGACGGCTTCTATCAAAAGCAGACAAAAACAGAGGTTTTAAATAATAGACCCAGAACTCTAAAAAACCATAAACCGAGACAGAATGCTGACGTGTTCCTGGACACTGAAGGAAAAGACACTGGGAGAATATTTAAGAAACAGACAATGAACACATTCAGTAATGACAGAATGACTGGAAAAaacagtaccagtaaaagctcACCTGCTGCAACTAAATTACGTACATCGTTCAAAAGCCACATGGAAACCAGAAAAGCACCAGACAAGTCCAAGATGTGGTGGCGTGATAAATGA
- the txnl4b gene encoding thioredoxin-like protein 4B, with product MSFFLPKLTSKKDIDEVIKSVAEKVLVLRFGRDDDLVCLQLDEILSKTAHDLSNMASIYIVDVDKAPIYTRYFDISYIPSTVFFFNGQHMKVDYGSPDHTKFVGSFKTKQDFIDLIEVIYRGAMRGKMIVQSPIDPQNVPKYDLLYHGI from the exons ATGAGTTTCTTTTTACCAAAATTAACGAGCAAAAAAGACATAGATGAAGTTATTAAAAGCGTAGCGGAGAAGGTTTTAGTTCTGAGGTTTGGGAGAGATGATGACTTGGTTTGTCTCCAACTCGACGAGATC CTGTCAAAAACTGCCCATGATCTGAGTAACATGGCGTCCATCTACATCGTTGATGTAGACAAAGCTCCTATTTACACCAGATATTTTGACATCAGCTACATCCCCTCCACTGTGTTCTTTTTTAATGGGCAGCACATGAAAGTGGATTATGG CTCTCCAGATCACACTAAGTTTGTCGGCAGCTTTAAAACCAAGCAGGATTTCATTGACCTAATCGAGGTGATTTACAGAGGAGCCATGAGGGGGAAAATGATAGTCCAGAGTCCAATCGATCCTCAGAATGTTCCAAAATATGATCTTCTCTACCATGGGATTTAG